A stretch of the Flavobacterium sp. 5 genome encodes the following:
- a CDS encoding von Willebrand factor type A domain-containing protein, with protein sequence MDNQDKIFNKIKNASQKAEEKDFPAFEKVWMRVEEKLDKKEDKKTIVLWKKLAIAASLLLFFSLGYQFLKTDSRIITPKGTEQNNVVIQEKEDTNTTQKPSEIIKPDAEIILKKQIKKPVVIEETNISKPIINSKENETIKKSDLTGSSVAIISAEDLEKIPVVVDVNEALKGRVTGVQVTSAEISAKTKAITLEEKNVTAKITSSYDAVKRTITGIITDEKNIPIPGVNVVINGAKNYVTTNFDGKFSIQAEKGNQLVFSYLGYENSYATIEKSDKINIKLAPSSMALNEVVVVGYGTVKHSSLTGSISTIKNKTVRLAKKKNKDKVISNSEKGTNKNNTSFIDEIIQKSGKEFSTNDKPLLFLNGYKISKRKLNTIDFNEFQTIEVVKIIDAKKTFGNKGKNGVIMITSKYPTDEEEQKIEKIEEELNEKGADYHELDFKDNIEEYNSFLENQFENPKTAPLSTFSIDVDNASYTNVRRFINNDQTVPKDAVRVEEMMNFFKYKYPQPQDQHPFSINTEYSNCPWNPKHQVLKIGLQGKNIPTDNLPASNFVFLIDVSGSMSDANKLPLLKQSMKILVNELRKKDKVAIVVYAGAAGMVLPPTAGDQKQTIINALENLNAGGSTAGGAGIELAYKLAEENFIKGGNNRVILATDGDFNLGASSNTDIQILIEQKRKSGVFLTCLGYGMGNYKDSKMETLSDKGNGNYAYIDNIQEANRFLGKEFKGSMFAIAKDVKIQIEFNPKHVQAYRLIGYENRKLRSEDFTNDAIDAGELGSGHTVTALYEVIPTGVKSDYINNQPDLKYTKSDSNESDYSDELATIKFRYKKPDGDKSIEMVKTVENKSIPLKNSSDDFKFSAAVAWFGLKLRDSNLVSNKATEDIKKLAKEGLSNDEDGYKAEFIRLVETVK encoded by the coding sequence ATGGACAATCAAGATAAAATATTCAACAAAATAAAAAATGCTTCCCAAAAAGCAGAAGAAAAAGACTTTCCTGCATTCGAAAAAGTATGGATGCGTGTAGAAGAAAAACTCGATAAAAAAGAAGATAAAAAAACAATTGTTCTTTGGAAAAAGTTAGCTATTGCAGCTTCACTCCTATTGTTTTTTTCACTGGGTTATCAGTTCCTTAAAACTGATTCGAGGATAATCACTCCAAAAGGAACAGAACAAAACAATGTAGTTATTCAAGAAAAAGAAGACACAAATACTACTCAAAAACCTTCAGAAATTATTAAACCTGATGCTGAAATTATACTGAAAAAACAGATTAAAAAACCAGTTGTAATTGAAGAAACAAATATTTCTAAACCTATTATAAACTCAAAAGAAAATGAAACTATTAAAAAATCAGATTTAACAGGCTCTTCTGTTGCTATAATTTCTGCTGAGGATTTAGAAAAAATACCAGTAGTCGTAGATGTAAACGAAGCATTAAAAGGACGTGTAACAGGGGTTCAAGTGACTTCAGCAGAGATTTCAGCGAAAACCAAAGCTATTACCTTAGAAGAAAAAAATGTTACAGCGAAAATCACTTCTTCTTATGATGCTGTCAAAAGAACAATTACAGGAATAATCACTGACGAAAAAAATATTCCTATTCCAGGAGTTAATGTCGTTATTAATGGAGCAAAAAACTATGTTACTACCAACTTCGATGGAAAATTTAGTATTCAAGCTGAGAAAGGAAATCAACTCGTTTTTAGTTATTTAGGATACGAAAACAGTTATGCTACAATCGAAAAATCTGATAAAATAAATATAAAATTAGCACCTAGTTCAATGGCTTTGAATGAAGTAGTCGTGGTTGGTTATGGAACTGTTAAGCACTCCTCTTTAACGGGTTCAATTTCTACAATTAAGAATAAAACAGTCCGTTTGGCAAAGAAAAAAAATAAAGACAAAGTTATTTCAAATTCAGAAAAGGGAACAAATAAAAACAATACAAGTTTTATAGATGAAATTATTCAAAAAAGTGGCAAAGAATTTAGTACAAATGACAAGCCACTGCTTTTTCTTAATGGTTATAAAATTTCGAAAAGAAAATTAAATACTATTGATTTTAATGAATTTCAAACAATAGAAGTTGTAAAAATTATTGACGCAAAAAAAACCTTTGGAAATAAAGGTAAAAATGGAGTTATTATGATAACTTCAAAATATCCAACTGACGAAGAAGAGCAAAAGATTGAAAAAATAGAAGAGGAATTAAACGAAAAAGGAGCTGACTATCATGAATTAGATTTTAAAGACAATATTGAAGAATATAATTCATTCCTTGAAAATCAATTTGAAAACCCAAAAACTGCACCACTATCAACTTTCTCCATTGATGTTGATAATGCTTCATACACCAATGTAAGACGCTTTATCAACAACGATCAAACTGTTCCAAAAGACGCTGTGAGAGTCGAAGAAATGATGAATTTCTTTAAATACAAATACCCACAACCACAAGATCAGCATCCGTTTTCAATTAATACGGAATACAGCAATTGTCCTTGGAATCCAAAACACCAAGTATTAAAAATTGGTTTACAGGGAAAAAATATCCCAACAGATAATTTACCTGCTTCCAATTTCGTTTTCTTGATTGACGTTTCTGGTTCTATGAGTGATGCCAACAAATTACCATTATTAAAACAGTCAATGAAAATTTTGGTAAACGAACTGCGAAAAAAAGACAAAGTAGCTATTGTTGTTTATGCTGGAGCAGCAGGAATGGTTTTGCCTCCAACTGCTGGAGATCAAAAACAAACAATAATTAATGCTCTGGAAAATCTAAATGCGGGTGGAAGTACTGCGGGTGGTGCAGGAATAGAATTAGCCTACAAATTAGCCGAAGAAAATTTCATTAAAGGAGGGAATAATCGCGTAATTCTGGCTACTGATGGCGATTTTAATCTTGGCGCCTCATCCAATACTGATATACAGATTTTAATTGAACAAAAAAGAAAATCCGGGGTTTTCTTGACTTGTTTGGGTTATGGAATGGGGAATTATAAAGATAGTAAAATGGAAACTCTATCTGATAAAGGCAATGGGAATTATGCATACATCGACAATATTCAGGAAGCCAATCGATTCTTAGGAAAAGAGTTCAAAGGTTCTATGTTTGCTATCGCTAAAGATGTAAAAATACAAATCGAATTTAATCCAAAACACGTTCAAGCGTATAGATTGATTGGATATGAAAACAGAAAACTACGTTCAGAAGATTTCACCAACGATGCTATTGATGCAGGTGAATTAGGAAGCGGACATACTGTTACAGCTTTGTACGAAGTAATTCCAACTGGTGTGAAAAGTGATTATATTAACAATCAACCCGATTTGAAATACACTAAAAGTGATTCAAATGAAAGTGATTATTCTGATGAACTGGCAACTATAAAATTCCGCTATAAAAAACCAGATGGAGACAAAAGTATTGAAATGGTTAAAACCGTTGAAAACAAATCCATTCCTTTAAAAAATTCATCTGATGATTTCAAATTTAGTGCTGCTGTTGCTTGGTTTGGATTAAAATTAAGAGATTCGAATTTGGTTTCTAATAAGGCTACAGAAGATATTAAAAAACTAGCCAAAGAAGGATTGTCTAATGATGAAGACGGTTATAAAGCAGAATTTATTCGCTTGGTAGAAACCGTGAAATAG